One segment of Platichthys flesus chromosome 15, fPlaFle2.1, whole genome shotgun sequence DNA contains the following:
- the LOC133970094 gene encoding protocadherin alpha-C2-like, protein MARIFAPARTRSNVAVFTFIALWGCALSITRYSIPEEMEEGSFVANLATDLGLDVRSLVQRSAKLDVIHSKNYLDINKETGELIIRERIDRESICTTKTTSCFLKMDVILENPIRIFNIELEIMDINDNAPVFRRKTMPLDISEATPPGERFSLTNAVDADVGANSIKTYYLSESEYFVIDIQTGSDGSKYVDLVLSGNLDREEHSVHNLILTAVDGGLPPRSGTANIIINVLDINDNAPLFSQPVFAVNMSENTAAGTVVLKLNASDLDEGSNAQLIYSYTLYTSEKTQELFSLDPDSGEIRVKGVIDYEEIQSFEMHIQAQDRGANPLSGHCKVMVFITDVNDNYPEVTVKSLKSALTEDVSVGALIAVVTVSDRDSGANGEVELTLSQQRTLPFVLNKSSEGYFELLLSKPLDRELISKYEIILRVTDKGSPPLCENETITLDILDVNDNAPMFSQSFYTIHVVENNVPGALLTSLSALDPDLNENQYLVYFIMEKEIVNTSMSMLFSINPENGDLYALKTFDYEREREFLFHIEARDSGVPPLSSNVTVHIIILDQNDNTPLIVAPWRARGSLIEEVIPRSTDKGHLVTKVIAIDADSEQNARVTYQLLQITDSSLFSLDQYNGEIRTTRMFSYRDPRQQRLVIVAKDNGQPALSATVTIKISTVEHVRSFSETTEMPLEYDLFTDLNLYLVIGLGAVSFLLLITILVIIVLKCQKPKPKVLKMPPANRNSVISRNSMISQRSSTIADSTLISSDAYWYSLFLAETRKGKVVMRQPIIPKGAGYFVSSIPRSIGPSETTDSRASTLEYSK, encoded by the exons ATGGCGCGTATCTTTGCACCTGCACGGACACGCTCGAATGTGGCCGTTTTCACGTTTATTGCACTGTGGGGATGTGCGCTCTCCATCACCCGCTACTCTATTCCGGAGGAGATGGAAGAGGGCTCCTTTGTTGCCAACCTGGCCACGGATCTGGGTCTGGATGTTCGGAGCCTGGTGCAGCGCAGCGCGAAGCTTGATGTCATCCACAGCAAAAACTACCTCGACATCAACAAAGAGACGGGGGAGCTGATCATCCGCGAGCGGATCGACAGGGAGAGCATCTGCACGACCAAGACAACCTCGTGCTTTCTGAAAATGGACGTCATCCTCGAGAACCCCATTCGCATTTTCAACATCGAGCTGGAGATCATGGACATTAATGACAACGCGCCCGTGTTTCGCAGGAAGACGATGCCCTTGGACATTTCGGAGGCGACCCCTCCCGGTGAGAGGTTTTCATTGACAAACGCCGTGGATGCGGACGTGGGGGCCAATTCAATCAAGACCTACTATCTCAGCGAGAGCGAATACTTTGTCATCGACATACAAACTGGCAGCGATGGTTCCAAATATGTCGATTTGGTCCTCAGCGGTAATTTAGACCGAGAGGAGCATTCAGTTCATAATCTGATTTTAACCGCTGTGGATGGAGGGTTGCCTCCCCGCTCCGGCACAGCCAACATCATCATTAATGTCCTGGATATCAATGACAACGCCCCCCTGTTCAGTCAGCCGGTGTTTGCAGTGAACATGTCAGAGAACACGGCTGCGGGGACGGTGGTCTTGAAGTTAAACGCGTCAGACTTGGATGAGGGCTCAAACGCCCAGTTGATCTACTCATACACACTGTACACCTCAGAGAAGACCCAGGAGCTCTTCTCCCTCGATCCAGACTCAGGTGAAATCCGGGTGAAGGGGGTGATCGACTATGAAGAGATTCAAAGTTTTGAGATGCACATACAGGCTCAGGACAGAGGGGCCAACCCGCTGTCCGGCCATTGCAAAGTGATGGTGTTCATCACCGACGTGAACGATAACTACCCCGAGGTGACAGTGAAGTCTCTGAAAAGTGCACTGACCGAGGATGTCTCTGTGGGGGCGCTGATCGCGGTGGTCACCGTCAGCGACAGGGACTCGGGAGCCAACGGTGAAGTGGAGCTCACCTTGAGTCAACAGAGAACCTTACCGTTCGTTCTCAACAAATCCTCGGAGGGTTACTTTGAGCTGCTGCTCTCAAAGCCTCTGGACAGAGAGCTCATAAGCAAATATGAAATCATACTGAGGGTGACAGACAAAGGCTCGCCGCCCCTGTGTGAAAACGAAACCATCACCTTAGATATTCTTGATGTCAATGACAATGCACCCATGTTCTCTCAGTCCTTCTACACAATCCACGTGGTGGAGAACAACGTACCAGGGGCGCTGCTGACATCTCTAAGTGCATTAGACCCCGATCTAAATGAGAACCAGTACTTGGTCTATTTCATAATGGAGAAGGAGATTGTCAACACGTCTATGTCAATGCTGTTCTCCATCAACCCTGAGAACGGGGACCTGTATGCCCTGAAGACCTTTGACTATGAGCGGGAGAGGGAGTTCCTCTTCCACATCGAGGCCAGAGACTCTGGTGTTCCCCCACTGAGCAGCAATGTGACAGTTCACATCATCATTCTGGACCAAAACGACAACACTCCGCTCATAGTAGCACCGTGGCGGGCGCGGGGCTCCTTGATAGAGGAGGTGATCCCCAGGTCCACAGACAAGGGCCACTTGGTCACCAAAGTGATTGCTATTGATGCGGATTCGGAGCAGAACGCGAGGGTCACATACCAGCTCCTGCAGATCACTGACTCGTCCCTCTTCAGTCTTGATCAGTATAACGGTGAAATCCGGACGACGAGGATGTTCAGCTACAGAGACCCAAGACAACAGCGGCTTGTCATCGTTGCCAAAGACAATGGCCAACCTGCGCTCTCTGCCACTGTCACCATCAAGATATCCACAGTAGAGCACGTCAGGTCCTTTTCAGAGACTACAGAGATGCCACTAGAATATGACCTCTTCACAGACCTAAACTTGTACTTGGTGATCGGTTTAGGAGCTGTGTCATTTCTGCTACTGATAACCATCCTGGTTATTATTGTGCTGAAGTGTCAAAAACCAAAGCCGAAGGTGCTAAAGATGCCCCCGGCCAATAGGAACAGCGTGATCAGCAGAAACAGCATGATCAGCCAGAGGAGCTCCACCATCGCAGACTCCACCCTGATCTCCAGCGATGCCTACTGGTACAGTTTGTTCCTCGCAGAGACCAGGAAAGGCAAAGTGGTGATGAGACAGCCCATAATCCCAAAAGGAGCTGGGTACTTTGTGTCCAGTATACCCAGGAGCATAGGGCCAAGTGAGACCACAGACTCCAGAGCGTCCACACTGGAG TACTCAAAATGA
- the LOC133970093 gene encoding protocadherin-10-like, which yields MDTQGAKRRQHGEWHVVCRFALLTCFLDAVLGQIRYSIPEELEHGAFVGNIAEDLGLDLDKLSARRFRIVSGAKKQYVEVNLENGVLFVNERIDREELCEQSLSCSFHLQVVIENPLELYRVEMEILDVNDNSPSFPWTEFNLDISESAAPGSRFPLESAQDLDIGTNALRTYLLSVNEHFLLDIQTRSDGSKFAELVLQSPLDREQQSAHQMVLTAVDGGAPERSGTAQIDITVLDANDNAPVFDQSFYRVRLAENAPKGTVVIKLNASDLDEGPNADITYSFSGHAPIKVRQLFSVDSRTGEIKVKGVIDYEKARMHEIYVQAKDKGPSAVAVHCKVLVNVLDKNDNLPEVILTSVSTPVQEDAPPGTVIAVISVMDKDSGENGNVDCEIPNQVPFQLHSSFKNYYTLVTSDFLDRESVEEFNITLTARDMGSPPLFTRKTILVQVSDVNDNTPQFKQPSYTVYLTENNAPGASICSVTAQDPDSGQNAYLSYSILEGDIQGMPVSTYVSVNSDNGNIYALRSFDHEQLKNFQISVQAQDAGFPPLSSNVSVNVFILDQNDNPPVIVAPVGPNGTASEEAVPRSVEPGYLVTKIRAADADAGQNARLFYQMLQATDPSLFSVALYTGEIRTIRPLMEKDPTRHRLVILVKDNGQPALSATVSIILSVVDRLPDSRPDLDDLSLIPHHSSHFSLYLIVSLGAISFTFLVAIIVLVAVRRLKGRPSDRESNFPCIPDCCCCCCSRSETSTTTEVFKKTNLNVRMSAGASGCAEANSNGKLPQVYCYNMCLTPESSKSDFMFLKPCSPVMSMQQNNAKSTDYLTSGWSALDRNELTNNRAATPNELKYSNKDWTWTKNQRNSAYKRYSSANMEGTLSRQQKYNAEGFSCSVAPQYLTWGNHMKDCKISLQEEAVPNYSWTPKYTQPHSDPPDYQHNVYIPGTTSGYSTLKLPPRGDLDMYNTFSTFGKKKRFISNYEQSFDQDDGLISNPIFK from the exons AAGAAGCAATACGTGGAGGTGAATTTAGAAAATGGAGTTTTGTTCGTCAACGAAAGAATCGACCGAGAAGAACTATGTGAGCAGAGTTTGTCTTGTTCCTTCCACTTGCAAGTGGTGATAGAAAATCCTCTGGAGCTCTACAGGGTGGAGATGGAGATCTTGGACGTTAATGATAACTCCCCCAGTTTCCCTTGGACCGAGTTTAATCTGGACATCTCGGAGTCTGCTGCGCCCGGATCCCGCTTCCCTCTCGAGAGCGCACAGGACTTGGACATCGGGACCAACGCGCTGCGCACCTATTTGCTGAGCGTGAATGAGCATTTCCTATTGGACATACAGACGCGCAGCGATGGCAGTAAATTTGCAGAACTAGTTCTGCAAAGCCCACTGGACAGAGAGCAGCAAAGCGCGCACCAAATGGTCCTGACAGCAGTGGACGGAGGCGCGCCGGAGAGATCCGGCACTGCGCAAATTGACATCACCGTCCTGGACGCGAATGATAACGCGCCTGTGTTTGATCAGTCGTTCTATCGAGTGCGCCTGGCCGAAAACGCGCCCAAAGGCACAGTTGTCATAAAGCTCAATGCGTCCGACTTGGACGAGGGTCCCAATGCTGACATCACCTATTCGTTCAGTGGCCACGCTCCCATCAAAGTGCGTCAGCTTTTCAGCGTAGACTCTCGCACGGGAGAAATAAAAGTCAAAGGAGTGATAGATTACGAAAAAGCCAGGATGCATGAGATTTACGTCCAGGCTAAAGATAAAGGGCCCTCCGCTGTGGCGGTTCACTGCAAAGTGCTGGTGAACGTCCTGGATAAGAACGACAACCTCCCAGAGGTGATCCTGACATCTGTCTCCACACCTGTGCAGGAGGACGCGCCCCCGGGGACAGTGATCGCCGTCATCAGCGTGATGGACAAAGACTCGGGTGAAAATGGGAACGTGGATTGTGAGATTCCCAATCAGGTCCCATTTCAGCTCCACTCCTCCTTCAAGAACTACTATACACTTGTGACAAGTGATTTTCTAGACAGAGAGTCGGTCGAAGAGTTTAACATCACTCTCACCGCCCGGGACATGGGCTCTCCACCTCTGTTCACTCGGAAAACAATTCTGGTCCAGGTGTCTGATGTGAATGATAACACACCTCAGTTCAAACAGCCTTCGTATACTGTGTATCTGACTGAGAATAACGCGCCGGGCGCATCCATCTGCTCTGTGACCGCACAGGATCCAGATTCTGGTCAAAATGCGTATCTCTCTTATTCTATTCTGGAAGGTGACATTCAGGGGATGCCGGTGTCCACATATGTGTCCGTGAACTCCGACAACGGGAACATTTACGCGCTGCGATCCTTCGACCACGAGCAACTTAAAAACTTTCAGATCTCCGTTCAAGCGCAGGACGCAGGGTTCCCACCTCTGAGCAGCAACGTGTCAGTGAACGTCTTCATTTTGGATCAAAACGACAATCCGCCTGTGATTGTGGCACCGGTTGGACCAAATGGCACAGCATCCGAAGAAGCTGTGCCCAGATCAGTTGAACCGGGTTACCTCGTCACCAAGATCAGAGCGGCGGACGCAGACGCGGGCCAGAACGCGCGTCTTTTCTACCAGATGCTCCAGGCGACAGACCCGAGCTTGTTCAGCGTTGCTCTGTACACAGGCGAGATCAGGACGATAAGGCCGCTGATGGAGAAAGACCCCACCAGGCACAGACTGGTCATTCTGGTGAAGGACAATGGTCAGCCGGCCCTCTCGGCCACAGTTTCCATCATCCTGTCAGTAGTTGACAGGCTGCCAGATTCGCGACCCGATTTGGATGACCTGTCACTAATCCCCCATCACAGCTCCCACTTCTCCCTGTACTTAATCGTGTCTCTGGGCGCAATCTCCTTCACATTTCTAGTGGCTATTATTGTCCTGGTTGCAGTGCGCAGGCTGAAGGGCAGGCCCTCCGACAGAGAGTCCAACTTCCCCTGCATccctgactgctgctgctgctgctgctctcgctCGGAAACATCCACCACCACGGAAGTGTTCAAAAAGACCAACTTGAACGTTCGCATGTCCGCCGGCGCGTCCGGCTGCGCAGAGGCCAACAGCAACGGCAAGCTGCCTCAAGTCTACTGCTACAACATGTGTCTCACGCCGGAATCGTCCAAAAGCGACTTTATGTTCCTCAAGCCATGCAGTCCAGTGATGTCAATGCAACAGAATAATGCCAAGAGCACGGACTATCTGACCTCTGGCTGGAGCGCACTGGACCGTAATGAGCTGACCAACAACAGAGCAGCAACCCCGAACGAG CTGAAGTATTCGAACAAGGactggacatggaccaagaacCAACGCAACTCAGCGTACAAGAG GTACAGTTCAGCAAATATGGAGGGTACTCTTTCACGCCAGCAAAAATACAATGCTGAAGGGTTCTCCTGCTCTGTGGCGCCGCAGTACCTGACCTGGGGAAACCATATGAAAG ACTGCAAGATTTCACTCCAGGAGGAGGCAGTGCCAAACTACTCATGGACTCCCAAGTACACCCAGCCTCACTCGGACCCGCCTGACTACCAGCACAACGTGTACATCCCCGGCACCACGTCCGGCTACAGCACCCTCAAGCTGCCCCCCAGAGGCGACCTGGACATGTACAACACCTTCTCCACGTTTGGGAAGAAAAAGAGATTCATCTCAAACTATGAACAATCTTTCGACCAGGATGACGGTCTTATAAGCAATCCAATCTTTAAATGA